A DNA window from Macadamia integrifolia cultivar HAES 741 chromosome 4, SCU_Mint_v3, whole genome shotgun sequence contains the following coding sequences:
- the LOC122075108 gene encoding regulation of nuclear pre-mRNA domain-containing protein 1B-like isoform X1, with the protein MWLVELLGCLKEKVQTMNGTFNGQILVEKLAKLNNSQQSIETLSHWCIFHRKKAKQVVETWDRQFHCSPQEQRMSFLYLANDILQNSRRKGSEFVDEFQKVLPDALSDVIENGDEFGRSAALLLIDIWEERKVFGCRGQILKEELVGRTPENSNRNGKSSCFKLKQSVGDTLEKISSSYQIVCDVSRDEETLLSKCRTAVSGVEKVDKEIGGNYNSGKRNGSRFVDELRGQHSILRECIEQLRLVESSRSDLVSHLRDALQEQEFKLDQVRKQLKVAQSQYEQADK; encoded by the exons ATGTGGCTTGTTGAGCTACTGGGATGTCTTAAAGAG AAAGTACAAACAATGAATGGAACATTTAATGGACAGATTTTGGTAGAAAAGCTTGCCAAGCTTAACAACTCACAGCAGAGTATAGAGA CGTTGTCACATTGGTGCATCTTTCACCGGAAGAAAGCAAAACAAGTTGTTGAAACATGGGATAGACAGTTCCACTGTTCTCCACAAGAGCAGAGAATGTCTTTTCTATATCTTGCAAATGACATTTTGCAGAACAGTCGGCGAAAGGGTTCAGAGTTTGTTGATGAATTTCAGAAGGTTCTTCCAGATGCTCTTAGTGATGTGATTGAGAATGGGGATGAATTTGGAAGAAGTGCTGCACTCCTGCTG ATTGATATATGGGAAGAGAGAAAAGTTTTTGGTTGTCGGGGCCAAATTCTAAAGGAAGAGCTTGTCGGGAGGACCCCGGAGAATAGTAACAGAAATGGAAAAAGTTCATGCTTCAAACTG AAACAGTCTGTTGGAGATACGCTGGAAAAGATCAGTTCAAGTTACCAAATTGTTTGTGATGTTTCTAGGGATGAAGAGACTTTATTGAGCAAATGCAGGACTGCTGTTAGTGGTGTTGAAAAAGTGGACAAGGAAATTGGTGGCAATTATAACTCAG GGAAGCGTAATGGATCTAGATTTGTGGATGAGTTGAGGGGCCAGCATAGCATACTGAGAGAATGTATTGAGCAGCTGAGATTGGTTGAATCATCAAGATCAGATCTTGTATCACATTTAAGAGATGCTCTTCAGGAGCAG GAATTCAAGCTGGACCAAGTTCGTAAACAGCTTAAG GTTGCGCAGTCTCAATATGAACAGGCAGACAAGTAG
- the LOC122075110 gene encoding WAS/WASL-interacting protein family member 1-like, producing MYTQQGSFPDKAAHIEEDPHKSAAAVVAAKLVASSSSVQMLTYVLSSLASEGVISNPLSEPSSDSPFEKRPKLQSGPSSYMMPQHPHPPLPLLPHPESLHNTVTATYQMLAHQSAPPLSSPMSHSGPTIQQLPLQPLPPMPPPQAAQFMQQTKGSMTSVLYNYGIAQLPPPLPGYPMVGASVTGVPSYLLNPYQNFQGSEGGFYGHPPIPAAPPISRQ from the coding sequence ATGTATACACAGCAGGGATCTTTCCCTGACAAGGCAGCCCACATTGAAGAAGATCCCCACAaatctgctgctgctgttgtggCTGCAAAGCTTGTTGCTTCATCTTCCTCGGTTCAGATGCTCACATATGTGCTGTCATCTTTGGCATCAGAGGGTGTCATTAGCAATCCATTGAGTGAGCCTTCCAGTGATTCTCCTTTTGAAAAGAGGCCTAAACTTCAGAGTGGACCATCTTCCTACATGATGCCTCAGCATCCTCACCCACCATTACCGCTTCTTCCACATCCTGAGTCACTCCACAACACAGTCACAGCAACGTACCAAATGTTGGCACATCAATCGGCACCTCCATTGTCTTCTCCTATGTCCCATTCAGGCCCTACCATTCAGCAGCTACCACTGCAACCACTCCCACCAATGCCTCCACCACAGGCAGCCCAGTTCATGCAGCAAACTAAAGGATCTATGACAAGTGTACTGTACAACTATGGTATAGCTCAACTGCCACCACCTTTGCCTGgttatccaatggttggggcCTCAGTTACAGGTGTGCCTTCGTATCTTCTAAATCCTTATCAGAATTTTCAGGGATCAGAAGGTGGTTTCTATGGCCACCCACCCATACCTGCAGCACCACCAATTTCTCGACAGTAG
- the LOC122075108 gene encoding regulation of nuclear pre-mRNA domain-containing protein 1B-like isoform X3 codes for MNGTFNGQILVEKLAKLNNSQQSIETLSHWCIFHRKKAKQVVETWDRQFHCSPQEQRMSFLYLANDILQNSRRKGSEFVDEFQKVLPDALSDVIENGDEFGRSAALLLIDIWEERKVFGCRGQILKEELVGRTPENSNRNGKSSCFKLKQSVGDTLEKISSSYQIVCDVSRDEETLLSKCRTAVSGVEKVDKEIGGNYNSGKRNGSRFVDELRGQHSILRECIEQLRLVESSRSDLVSHLRDALQEQEFKLDQVRKQLKVAQSQYEQADK; via the exons ATGAATGGAACATTTAATGGACAGATTTTGGTAGAAAAGCTTGCCAAGCTTAACAACTCACAGCAGAGTATAGAGA CGTTGTCACATTGGTGCATCTTTCACCGGAAGAAAGCAAAACAAGTTGTTGAAACATGGGATAGACAGTTCCACTGTTCTCCACAAGAGCAGAGAATGTCTTTTCTATATCTTGCAAATGACATTTTGCAGAACAGTCGGCGAAAGGGTTCAGAGTTTGTTGATGAATTTCAGAAGGTTCTTCCAGATGCTCTTAGTGATGTGATTGAGAATGGGGATGAATTTGGAAGAAGTGCTGCACTCCTGCTG ATTGATATATGGGAAGAGAGAAAAGTTTTTGGTTGTCGGGGCCAAATTCTAAAGGAAGAGCTTGTCGGGAGGACCCCGGAGAATAGTAACAGAAATGGAAAAAGTTCATGCTTCAAACTG AAACAGTCTGTTGGAGATACGCTGGAAAAGATCAGTTCAAGTTACCAAATTGTTTGTGATGTTTCTAGGGATGAAGAGACTTTATTGAGCAAATGCAGGACTGCTGTTAGTGGTGTTGAAAAAGTGGACAAGGAAATTGGTGGCAATTATAACTCAG GGAAGCGTAATGGATCTAGATTTGTGGATGAGTTGAGGGGCCAGCATAGCATACTGAGAGAATGTATTGAGCAGCTGAGATTGGTTGAATCATCAAGATCAGATCTTGTATCACATTTAAGAGATGCTCTTCAGGAGCAG GAATTCAAGCTGGACCAAGTTCGTAAACAGCTTAAG GTTGCGCAGTCTCAATATGAACAGGCAGACAAGTAG
- the LOC122075108 gene encoding regulation of nuclear pre-mRNA domain-containing protein 1B-like isoform X2, whose product MWLVELLGCLKEKVQTMNGTFNGQILVEKLAKLNNSQQSIETLSHWCIFHRKKAKQVVETWDRQFHCSPQEQRMSFLYLANDILQNSRRKGSEFVDEFQKVLPDALSDVIENGDEFGRSAALLLIDIWEERKVFGCRGQILKEELVGRTPENSNRNGKSSCFKLKQSVGDTLEKISSSYQIVCDVSRDEETLLSKCRTAVSGVEKVDKEIGGNYNSGKRNGSRFVDELRGQHSILRECIEQLRLVESSRSDLVSHLRDALQEQEFKLDQVRKQLKVKVEATLK is encoded by the exons ATGTGGCTTGTTGAGCTACTGGGATGTCTTAAAGAG AAAGTACAAACAATGAATGGAACATTTAATGGACAGATTTTGGTAGAAAAGCTTGCCAAGCTTAACAACTCACAGCAGAGTATAGAGA CGTTGTCACATTGGTGCATCTTTCACCGGAAGAAAGCAAAACAAGTTGTTGAAACATGGGATAGACAGTTCCACTGTTCTCCACAAGAGCAGAGAATGTCTTTTCTATATCTTGCAAATGACATTTTGCAGAACAGTCGGCGAAAGGGTTCAGAGTTTGTTGATGAATTTCAGAAGGTTCTTCCAGATGCTCTTAGTGATGTGATTGAGAATGGGGATGAATTTGGAAGAAGTGCTGCACTCCTGCTG ATTGATATATGGGAAGAGAGAAAAGTTTTTGGTTGTCGGGGCCAAATTCTAAAGGAAGAGCTTGTCGGGAGGACCCCGGAGAATAGTAACAGAAATGGAAAAAGTTCATGCTTCAAACTG AAACAGTCTGTTGGAGATACGCTGGAAAAGATCAGTTCAAGTTACCAAATTGTTTGTGATGTTTCTAGGGATGAAGAGACTTTATTGAGCAAATGCAGGACTGCTGTTAGTGGTGTTGAAAAAGTGGACAAGGAAATTGGTGGCAATTATAACTCAG GGAAGCGTAATGGATCTAGATTTGTGGATGAGTTGAGGGGCCAGCATAGCATACTGAGAGAATGTATTGAGCAGCTGAGATTGGTTGAATCATCAAGATCAGATCTTGTATCACATTTAAGAGATGCTCTTCAGGAGCAG GAATTCAAGCTGGACCAAGTTCGTAAACAGCTTAAG GTAAAGGTGGAGGCAACTCTCAAATGA